The Thermocrinis ruber genome has a window encoding:
- the groL gene encoding chaperonin GroEL (60 kDa chaperone family; promotes refolding of misfolded polypeptides especially under stressful conditions; forms two stacked rings of heptamers to form a barrel-shaped 14mer; ends can be capped by GroES; misfolded proteins enter the barrel where they are refolded when GroES binds): MAAKKVIYGEDARAKLKAGVDKLANAVKVTLGPKGREVIIEKKWGSPLVTKDGVTVAKEIELKDPYENMGAQLVKEVASKTADVAGDGTTTATVLAQAIFTEGLKAIASGANPMDIKRGIDKAVSVVVEEIKKLSIPVSGRREIEQVATVSANNDPTIGKIIADAMEAVGKDGVITVEESKSAETTLETVQGMQFDRGYLSPYFITNPDKMECVLEEPYILIYEKKISNVKDLLPVLEQVVRAGKPILVIAEDVEAEALATLVVNHIKGVIRACAVKAPGFGQRRKDYLQDIAILTGGTAITEELGIKLESVTLDMLGRADKVIVDKDNTTIVGGKGSKEAIQARIEQIKKQIQETTSDYDREKLQERLAKLSGGVAIIRVGAATEAEMKEKKARVEDAVHATKAAVEEGIVPGGGVALVRASEALDNLKVDNPDQQIGVDIVKKACRTPLRQIAANAGFEGYVVLEKVIALGKEKGVNYGFDAATGEYKDMVEAGIIDPTKVVRTALMNAASVAGTMLTAEALVAEIPEEKKDKVPASPEMSDLD; encoded by the coding sequence ATGGCAGCAAAGAAGGTAATTTATGGAGAAGATGCAAGAGCTAAGCTAAAAGCTGGCGTAGATAAGCTTGCCAATGCTGTAAAGGTCACCCTTGGTCCAAAGGGAAGGGAAGTAATCATTGAAAAGAAGTGGGGTTCACCCTTGGTTACCAAGGACGGTGTAACTGTTGCTAAGGAAATAGAGCTAAAGGACCCCTATGAAAATATGGGTGCCCAACTGGTGAAGGAGGTTGCCTCCAAGACCGCCGACGTGGCAGGAGACGGTACCACCACTGCAACAGTCTTGGCACAGGCAATCTTCACAGAAGGATTGAAGGCAATAGCCTCCGGTGCCAACCCAATGGATATCAAGAGGGGTATCGACAAGGCGGTAAGCGTAGTGGTAGAAGAGATCAAAAAACTCTCCATACCTGTCTCCGGTAGGAGGGAAATAGAGCAAGTTGCAACCGTGTCCGCAAACAATGACCCAACCATAGGAAAGATTATCGCAGATGCTATGGAAGCTGTTGGAAAGGATGGTGTGATCACCGTAGAGGAGTCCAAGTCTGCGGAAACCACCTTGGAAACAGTCCAAGGTATGCAGTTTGACAGAGGTTATCTATCTCCTTACTTCATAACCAACCCCGATAAGATGGAGTGTGTCCTTGAAGAGCCATACATTCTCATATATGAAAAGAAGATCTCCAACGTAAAGGACTTGCTACCAGTCCTTGAACAAGTTGTTAGGGCAGGAAAGCCCATCCTCGTAATAGCGGAGGATGTGGAAGCAGAAGCTTTGGCAACATTGGTAGTGAACCACATAAAGGGTGTAATAAGGGCTTGCGCAGTAAAAGCACCCGGCTTTGGTCAAAGGAGGAAGGATTATCTCCAAGACATAGCCATACTCACCGGTGGAACTGCTATCACTGAAGAACTCGGTATTAAGCTTGAAAGCGTCACCCTTGACATGCTCGGAAGGGCAGACAAGGTAATAGTAGATAAGGACAACACCACCATAGTGGGTGGTAAAGGTTCCAAGGAAGCAATACAAGCAAGGATAGAACAAATCAAGAAGCAAATTCAAGAAACCACCTCTGATTACGATAGGGAAAAGCTCCAAGAAAGATTGGCAAAACTCTCCGGTGGCGTTGCCATAATCAGGGTCGGAGCTGCCACTGAGGCTGAAATGAAGGAAAAGAAGGCAAGGGTAGAGGACGCAGTGCACGCTACCAAGGCGGCGGTAGAAGAAGGTATAGTACCGGGTGGTGGTGTTGCGTTGGTAAGGGCTTCTGAGGCCTTGGACAACCTAAAGGTAGATAATCCTGACCAACAGATCGGTGTGGACATAGTCAAGAAGGCATGCAGGACACCACTCAGGCAAATAGCTGCCAACGCAGGCTTTGAAGGATACGTGGTTCTTGAAAAGGTGATCGCCCTCGGAAAGGAAAAGGGTGTAAATTACGGATTTGACGCAGCAACCGGTGAATACAAGGACATGGTAGAGGCGGGTATCATAGATCCCACCAAAGTGGTAAGAACTGCCCTAATGAACGCAGCATCCGTAGCTGGAACCATGCTAACTGCAGAAGCACTGGTGGCAGAAATACCCGAGGAGAAGAAGGACAAAGTACCCGCCTCTCCAGAAATGTCTGACTTGGACTAA
- the pdo gene encoding protein disulfide oxidoreductase, with amino-acid sequence MLLSLEVRAQLRDMFEKELENPVNLKLFSQAIGCETCSTAEELLKEVESLSQGKVKLEIYSPLIDKDKASAYGIERVPTIVIEGDKDYGIRYVGLPAGLEFSTLINGIIQVSKRKPRLSERTLEILQSIDIPMEILVFVTTSCGYCPSAALMAMNFAIASDYISAVIVDASENMDLAEAYQVVGVPKIVINRGVAEFVGAQPENAFLGYLVSAYEKIKRELK; translated from the coding sequence ATGCTTTTGAGCTTAGAAGTGAGAGCACAGCTAAGGGATATGTTCGAAAAGGAGCTTGAAAACCCTGTGAATCTAAAGCTTTTTAGCCAAGCTATAGGTTGTGAGACATGCTCTACTGCGGAAGAACTTCTTAAGGAAGTGGAAAGCCTATCCCAAGGTAAAGTAAAGCTTGAAATATACTCACCGTTGATAGACAAAGACAAAGCATCCGCCTATGGCATTGAGAGGGTGCCTACCATTGTTATAGAGGGAGATAAGGATTATGGCATAAGGTATGTGGGACTTCCTGCGGGGCTTGAGTTTTCAACCCTCATAAACGGCATCATTCAAGTTTCAAAGAGAAAACCCAGACTTAGCGAAAGAACCTTAGAGATACTCCAGTCCATAGACATACCCATGGAAATTTTGGTCTTTGTGACCACATCCTGTGGCTACTGTCCCTCTGCTGCACTGATGGCTATGAACTTTGCCATCGCAAGCGACTATATAAGCGCAGTGATCGTGGACGCCAGCGAAAACATGGACCTTGCGGAGGCCTATCAGGTGGTTGGTGTGCCAAAGATCGTTATAAACAGGGGTGTGGCAGAGTTTGTGGGAGCTCAACCGGAAAACGCCTTCCTAGGATACCTGGTGAGTGCCTACGAAAAGATCAAGAGGGAATTAAAATAA
- a CDS encoding YggS family pyridoxal phosphate-dependent enzyme has product MICHKIQEIEQRLARACERAGRKREEVLLLGASKYANAEKIREAYQCGVRVFGESRAQDFLKKFEELKDLPIDWHFIGNLQTNKVKYIIDKVSLIHSLDRPSLAEEIQKRAERLGKVQDVLIEVNVGKEETKGGVYEEDLEKLFEYCLSLKNLRVLGLMAIPPHKENPEEVRPYFVKLRKLKEKLEELYKIKLPHLSMGMSEDFEVAVEEGATIVRIGSAIFS; this is encoded by the coding sequence GTGATTTGCCACAAAATCCAAGAGATTGAGCAGAGGCTCGCAAGGGCTTGCGAAAGGGCAGGAAGAAAAAGAGAGGAGGTCCTGCTCCTTGGTGCATCAAAGTATGCCAACGCAGAAAAGATAAGAGAGGCTTATCAATGTGGCGTGCGTGTTTTTGGAGAGAGCAGAGCCCAGGACTTTCTTAAGAAGTTTGAAGAGCTCAAGGACCTACCCATAGACTGGCACTTTATAGGAAACTTGCAAACCAACAAAGTGAAGTACATCATAGACAAAGTATCTTTAATCCACTCCTTAGACAGGCCGTCCCTTGCGGAGGAAATTCAAAAGAGGGCAGAAAGGCTCGGAAAGGTTCAGGATGTTCTCATTGAGGTAAATGTAGGGAAGGAAGAGACGAAGGGAGGTGTTTATGAGGAGGACTTAGAAAAACTCTTTGAATACTGCCTGAGTTTAAAAAATCTGAGAGTTCTCGGGCTTATGGCGATCCCTCCTCACAAGGAAAACCCAGAGGAGGTAAGACCCTACTTTGTGAAGCTAAGAAAGTTAAAAGAAAAGCTGGAGGAGTTGTATAAGATAAAGCTTCCTCACCTTTCCATGGGCATGTCTGAGGACTTTGAAGTGGCCGTAGAAGAGGGTGCCACCATAGTTAGGATAGGCTCCGCCATTTTTTCATGA
- the groES gene encoding co-chaperone GroES → MAKLKPLYDKIVVKRQEEQEQRTASGIIIPDTAKEKPQIGEVVAVGEGKRLNNGEIAPLRVKVGDKVVFNKYAGTEIELDGEKYLIMSEDEVLAILE, encoded by the coding sequence ATGGCAAAGCTGAAACCACTTTACGACAAGATTGTGGTTAAAAGGCAAGAAGAACAAGAACAAAGAACTGCATCAGGAATAATCATACCCGATACAGCCAAAGAAAAGCCACAAATCGGAGAAGTAGTAGCAGTGGGAGAGGGCAAACGCCTAAACAATGGTGAAATTGCCCCACTAAGGGTAAAGGTGGGGGACAAGGTAGTCTTTAACAAGTATGCGGGCACAGAGATAGAGCTTGACGGTGAAAAGTATCTCATAATGTCTGAAGATGAAGTTTTAGCAATCCTTGAATAA
- a CDS encoding ABC transporter permease, giving the protein MNSLEPSHLPQAFILVLFAVALSYFYNLRAEKDLLESSIRTTVQLLLVGYILQFVLKVQSFAFLMLILFLMSIFGSITAVERFRLQGSFGKLFLKSYIALVVPSSFVFVLLYLMGYVRKDPVSMITLWGLVLGNSLSNVSLTFERMRSEAFNRIREIEAKVALGTPLKKAMEEVIQNAIRVSMMPKYNMLRSAGLVHIPGVAVGMIVAGADPIGAMVFQVVVMFVLLTVSFFTSFLTALLTYSSVLR; this is encoded by the coding sequence ATGAACAGCCTTGAGCCAAGCCACTTACCTCAAGCTTTTATTTTGGTCCTCTTTGCGGTAGCCTTATCTTACTTTTACAACCTACGGGCAGAAAAGGATTTGCTTGAGAGCTCCATAAGGACTACGGTCCAACTTCTTTTGGTGGGCTATATCCTCCAGTTTGTCTTAAAAGTGCAATCCTTTGCCTTTCTAATGCTCATTCTCTTTTTGATGTCTATCTTTGGGAGCATAACTGCAGTGGAAAGGTTCAGGCTACAGGGTAGCTTTGGAAAGCTCTTTTTAAAGAGCTACATAGCTCTGGTGGTCCCGTCCTCCTTTGTGTTTGTTCTGCTCTATCTGATGGGCTACGTTAGAAAGGACCCGGTTAGTATGATCACTCTTTGGGGCTTGGTGCTTGGCAATTCCCTCAGCAACGTTTCTTTGACCTTTGAAAGGATGCGTTCAGAAGCCTTCAACCGAATAAGGGAGATAGAGGCAAAGGTTGCCTTGGGTACTCCGTTAAAGAAGGCTATGGAGGAGGTTATCCAAAACGCTATAAGAGTGTCTATGATGCCAAAATACAACATGCTCAGGTCTGCGGGGCTTGTGCACATACCGGGCGTGGCGGTGGGCATGATCGTGGCTGGTGCAGACCCAATCGGTGCAATGGTCTTTCAGGTGGTGGTGATGTTTGTCTTGCTTACGGTATCCTTCTTCACTTCCTTTTTAACAGCCCTTTTGACTTATAGCTCTGTGCTTAGATAG
- the queC gene encoding 7-cyano-7-deazaguanine synthase QueC — protein MKSIIVLFSGGLDSTTLLWLAKKEFDRVIAISFDYGQRHKVELKHAKELAKLAGVEHLIVDVPSLKGITTSALLEGGPEVPSEDYSNAPPITTVPMRNLIFLAIAGAYADALGIDTVGIAVHSLDTPYPDCRPEFITSAQSALTAGSILTATKKVPMKIYAPFLGMTKREIALLGKELGVPFEKTYSCYRGTEPPCGECATCKQREEALKGLL, from the coding sequence ATGAAAAGCATAATAGTTCTCTTTTCTGGAGGATTGGACAGCACCACCCTTCTGTGGCTTGCAAAAAAGGAGTTTGACAGGGTTATTGCCATATCCTTTGATTACGGGCAAAGGCACAAGGTAGAGTTAAAGCACGCAAAAGAGTTAGCAAAGCTGGCGGGCGTTGAGCATCTAATAGTGGATGTGCCATCTTTGAAGGGAATAACCACCTCCGCCCTTTTGGAGGGAGGTCCAGAGGTGCCTTCAGAAGATTACTCCAACGCACCACCCATTACCACAGTGCCCATGAGAAACCTGATCTTTTTAGCCATCGCGGGGGCTTACGCGGACGCCTTGGGGATAGACACGGTGGGCATAGCGGTGCATTCTTTGGATACTCCTTATCCCGATTGCAGACCGGAGTTTATAACCTCCGCCCAAAGTGCCCTCACTGCAGGTTCTATCTTAACTGCTACAAAGAAGGTTCCCATGAAAATTTACGCACCCTTTTTGGGCATGACAAAGAGGGAAATTGCCCTTTTGGGGAAGGAGCTGGGAGTTCCCTTTGAAAAAACATACTCCTGCTATAGGGGTACAGAGCCACCCTGTGGAGAGTGTGCCACCTGCAAACAAAGGGAGGAAGCCTTAAAAGGACTTTTATGA
- the aspS gene encoding aspartate--tRNA ligase encodes MKRTKYCGQISQEDLDKEVVLCGWVHRVRNHGGVVFIDLRDREGIVQVVVEEQSSPSAYEVADKLGSEDVICIKGVVRRRPPGTENPKLKTGNFEVLANYVELINSAEPLPFPVNEETPISEELKLKYRYLDLRRESMKENLLFRHRAYQIIRKVFVENGFVEVETPFLTKSTPEGARDFIVPSRLHPGKFYALPQSPQLFKQILMVAGFDRYFQIVRCLRDEDLRADRQPEFTQIDFEMSFVDEEDVIAITEQLIKTLFEELLGVEVKTPFERLSYQECIERFGSDKPDRRFGLELVELTDLFKNTEFKVFKDVIDKGGVIKAINFNLGELSRKDLDELTKFVRSLGAKGLAWIKVERDKLTSPITKFLKEEEIKGILERTKAKPGDTVLFSADKREMVYKILGNLRLHLAKLFNLQQKDRFDFLWVVDFPLMEWDEEEGRFVSLHHPFTSPREEDIPILQKALETEDLEERKRLVHSVRARAYDLVINGYEVGGGSIRIHRRDLQELVFKLLNISPLEAEEKFGFLLRALSFGAPPHGGLAIGLDRLLAIMRGLDSIRDVIAFPKTQKGICPLTGAPDYVSPKQLKEVHIKTVEYQ; translated from the coding sequence ATGAAACGCACCAAATACTGCGGACAAATATCCCAAGAGGATTTAGACAAGGAGGTTGTTCTCTGCGGTTGGGTCCATAGGGTCAGAAACCACGGAGGGGTGGTGTTCATAGACCTGAGGGACAGAGAGGGTATAGTGCAGGTGGTGGTGGAGGAGCAAAGCTCTCCCTCCGCTTACGAAGTGGCAGACAAGCTGGGCTCAGAGGACGTTATATGTATAAAGGGAGTTGTCAGAAGAAGACCACCCGGTACAGAAAACCCAAAGCTAAAAACGGGAAACTTTGAGGTTTTGGCAAACTATGTGGAACTTATAAACAGTGCAGAGCCTTTGCCCTTTCCGGTGAATGAAGAAACACCCATCTCAGAAGAGCTAAAGCTCAAGTACAGATACTTGGACCTTAGAAGGGAAAGTATGAAAGAAAACCTCCTCTTCAGGCACAGGGCTTATCAGATAATAAGAAAGGTCTTTGTGGAGAACGGCTTTGTGGAGGTGGAGACGCCCTTCTTGACCAAATCTACACCAGAGGGAGCAAGGGACTTTATAGTGCCCTCAAGGTTGCATCCGGGTAAGTTCTACGCTTTGCCACAATCTCCTCAGCTTTTTAAACAAATTCTTATGGTTGCGGGCTTTGACAGATACTTTCAGATTGTCAGATGTCTGCGGGATGAAGACTTGCGGGCAGACAGACAGCCCGAATTCACCCAAATAGACTTTGAGATGTCCTTTGTGGATGAGGAGGATGTTATAGCCATCACAGAGCAGTTGATAAAGACCCTCTTTGAGGAGCTTTTGGGAGTTGAGGTAAAAACACCCTTTGAAAGGCTCAGCTACCAAGAGTGCATCGAGAGGTTCGGCTCCGACAAGCCCGACAGAAGGTTTGGCTTGGAGCTTGTGGAACTTACAGACCTTTTCAAAAACACCGAGTTTAAAGTGTTCAAGGATGTCATAGATAAGGGTGGTGTAATAAAGGCTATAAACTTTAACTTGGGAGAGCTTTCAAGGAAGGACCTGGATGAGCTTACCAAGTTCGTTCGATCATTGGGTGCAAAGGGCTTGGCATGGATAAAGGTTGAAAGGGACAAGCTAACCTCCCCTATAACCAAGTTTTTAAAGGAAGAGGAGATCAAGGGAATCCTTGAGAGAACAAAGGCAAAGCCCGGAGATACCGTACTGTTCTCCGCAGACAAAAGGGAGATGGTTTATAAAATCCTTGGAAATTTAAGGCTTCATCTTGCCAAACTCTTTAACCTTCAGCAAAAGGACCGCTTTGACTTTCTCTGGGTGGTAGACTTTCCCCTAATGGAGTGGGACGAAGAAGAGGGCAGGTTTGTGTCTTTGCACCATCCCTTTACCTCTCCAAGGGAGGAGGATATTCCGATTTTACAAAAAGCCTTAGAGACGGAGGATCTGGAAGAGAGGAAAAGGCTTGTGCATTCGGTAAGGGCGAGGGCGTATGATCTTGTCATCAACGGCTATGAAGTGGGTGGTGGTTCCATTCGGATCCATCGTAGGGACCTTCAGGAGCTGGTCTTTAAACTTTTAAACATATCTCCCTTGGAGGCGGAGGAGAAGTTTGGCTTTCTTTTGAGGGCTTTGAGCTTTGGAGCACCGCCCCACGGAGGTCTAGCCATAGGCTTGGACCGTCTGCTTGCCATAATGCGTGGGTTGGACTCCATAAGGGATGTGATCGCCTTTCCAAAAACCCAAAAGGGTATATGCCCCCTAACGGGTGCGCCGGACTATGTGTCTCCCAAACAGCTAAAGGAAGTGCACATAAAAACGGTGGAATACCAATGA
- the hpt gene encoding hypoxanthine phosphoribosyltransferase codes for MHIKGRSLSLLIPEEKIKERVKELAKEIEKDLGENFVVVSLLKGSFVFTADLIREFSVPVKVDFMWVSSYGSSQESSGSVRILQDLSMDIKDQKVLLVDDILDTGYTLKKVVEFLREKEPSVLKVCVLLDKKERRKVELKADYVGFEVPDKFLVGYGLDWDEEGRNLRGIYAVD; via the coding sequence ATGCACATAAAAGGAAGGTCCCTCAGCCTTTTAATCCCGGAGGAGAAGATAAAGGAGAGGGTCAAAGAGCTTGCAAAGGAGATAGAGAAGGATCTGGGAGAAAACTTTGTGGTGGTGTCTTTGCTTAAGGGTTCCTTTGTCTTTACCGCAGACCTCATAAGGGAGTTTTCGGTGCCAGTAAAGGTGGATTTTATGTGGGTCTCAAGCTACGGTTCCTCTCAGGAGTCTTCGGGCAGTGTGCGTATCCTTCAGGACCTTTCTATGGATATAAAAGACCAAAAGGTGCTCCTTGTGGATGATATCTTAGACACGGGCTACACCCTAAAGAAGGTGGTAGAGTTTTTGAGAGAAAAGGAGCCCTCTGTGCTTAAGGTCTGCGTCTTGCTTGATAAAAAAGAAAGGAGGAAGGTGGAGCTCAAGGCGGACTATGTGGGTTTTGAAGTGCCCGATAAATTTTTGGTGGGCTACGGTTTGGATTGGGACGAGGAGGGTAGGAACCTGAGGGGAATATATGCGGTGGATTAA
- a CDS encoding magnesium transporter MgtE N-terminal domain-containing protein, which translates to MRWIKGVLRIKDWQKKERARELEQLRARAQALKEEIASLEDRMTELERTIKQAFSFEKLIEYKSLLSKKSELERALGELEKEAEKRKDELKIIYKDIKAVEVVKGKLETEMRRKEFSIEMQRANFFHLIKKFLVFSLIFPLISFDQSALQKKIKAKKEAKVESELKAVSKELEEKLKKLEEERKKLEELKRVEPKKEEIPPDFQKLIAIFNKADPDEAGAIMNNMYPNLAAEILLNLKATQSAAILSAMDSQKAAQVSEIMARKKVQLKKAP; encoded by the coding sequence ATGCGGTGGATTAAAGGAGTTTTGAGGATAAAGGATTGGCAAAAAAAGGAAAGGGCGAGGGAGCTGGAGCAGTTAAGGGCAAGAGCCCAAGCGTTAAAAGAGGAAATAGCTTCTCTTGAGGACAGAATGACAGAGCTTGAAAGGACCATAAAGCAAGCCTTCAGCTTTGAAAAGCTTATAGAATATAAAAGCCTTCTTTCTAAAAAAAGTGAGCTTGAAAGGGCTTTGGGAGAGCTTGAAAAGGAAGCTGAAAAAAGGAAGGATGAACTAAAGATCATATACAAGGACATAAAGGCGGTTGAAGTAGTAAAGGGAAAGTTGGAAACGGAGATGAGAAGAAAAGAGTTTTCTATTGAGATGCAAAGGGCAAACTTTTTCCATCTTATAAAAAAATTCCTTGTGTTTTCGCTGATCTTTCCTTTGATCTCTTTTGACCAGAGTGCCCTTCAGAAGAAGATAAAGGCAAAGAAAGAGGCAAAGGTAGAAAGCGAGTTGAAGGCTGTTTCCAAGGAGTTGGAGGAAAAGTTAAAGAAGTTAGAAGAGGAAAGAAAAAAGCTTGAAGAACTCAAAAGGGTAGAACCCAAAAAGGAAGAGATCCCTCCAGATTTTCAAAAGCTGATTGCCATCTTCAACAAGGCAGATCCTGACGAAGCGGGAGCTATAATGAACAACATGTACCCAAACCTTGCTGCGGAGATCCTTCTGAACCTAAAGGCGACTCAATCAGCGGCTATTTTGTCTGCTATGGATTCCCAAAAGGCAGCACAGGTCTCTGAGATAATGGCTCGTAAAAAGGTCCAATTAAAAAAAGCCCCCTGA
- the fsa gene encoding fructose-6-phosphate aldolase has translation MQFFLDTGNVDEIKQALEWGILDGVTTNPTLIAKTGRPFMEVVKEILQLVDGPVSLETVSRDAKGMVEEGRKLAELGDNVVVKIPMTPEGMIAVQELESEGIPTNVTLVFSPTQALIAAKAGATFVSPFIGRLDDVSSDGMKLIRDVKTIFDNYDFDTQIIVASVRHPMHVLEAALIGADICTMPFEVMKKLFQHPLTDKGIELFLKDWEKVPGKPF, from the coding sequence ATGCAGTTCTTTTTAGATACAGGAAATGTGGATGAGATAAAGCAGGCTTTAGAATGGGGCATACTGGATGGCGTTACAACCAACCCAACCCTCATAGCCAAGACAGGAAGACCCTTTATGGAAGTTGTAAAGGAAATACTGCAGTTGGTGGATGGTCCCGTTAGCCTGGAGACGGTATCAAGGGATGCCAAGGGTATGGTGGAAGAAGGAAGAAAGTTGGCGGAGCTTGGTGATAATGTGGTGGTGAAAATCCCCATGACGCCGGAGGGTATGATAGCGGTTCAGGAGCTTGAATCTGAGGGAATACCCACTAATGTTACCTTGGTCTTTTCTCCCACTCAGGCACTTATTGCCGCAAAGGCGGGAGCCACCTTTGTGTCTCCCTTCATAGGCAGGTTGGATGATGTTTCCAGCGATGGCATGAAGCTCATAAGGGATGTAAAGACCATTTTTGACAACTATGATTTTGACACTCAGATAATAGTGGCAAGCGTAAGACATCCCATGCATGTGTTGGAGGCAGCGCTCATAGGGGCAGACATATGCACCATGCCCTTTGAGGTGATGAAGAAACTCTTCCAACATCCGCTAACCGACAAAGGCATAGAGCTTTTCCTCAAGGATTGGGAAAAGGTGCCCGGGAAACCTTTTTAA
- the pdxA gene encoding 4-hydroxythreonine-4-phosphate dehydrogenase PdxA — MLKIGITIGDPAGVGPEIIVRLMDHLDPQYAYMIYGEEKILKACAKELGRDFTANLINSPQEVNAPGVYLIDLNICDVERPSPSYTSGKVAVAYLARAVVDAVYGNIDGLLTMPISKFWARMAGFSYEGQTEFLAQAFRVRDYAMLMYSETIKVALLSTHISLKEAIERVKRENIVKKVKLLAEEFKRWFKKSPQIGVLGLNPHAGEGGTIGEEDIKEIAPAVEELKSMGYIVDGPLSPDIAFLNRDYDLFLCMYHDQGLIPFKLLAFREGVNMTLGIPFPRTSPDHGTAYDIAWKGIADISPSLHALRLCERLAKNNR, encoded by the coding sequence ATGCTTAAAATCGGCATCACCATAGGAGATCCGGCAGGAGTGGGACCAGAGATAATAGTGCGTCTGATGGACCACCTGGATCCACAGTACGCATACATGATATACGGAGAGGAGAAGATCTTAAAAGCCTGTGCAAAGGAACTTGGAAGGGATTTTACCGCCAATTTAATAAACAGCCCACAGGAAGTAAACGCTCCGGGCGTTTATCTCATTGACCTGAACATATGCGACGTAGAAAGACCATCCCCCTCTTACACTTCAGGAAAGGTGGCAGTAGCCTATTTGGCAAGGGCTGTGGTGGATGCAGTCTATGGCAACATAGACGGGCTTTTGACCATGCCCATAAGCAAGTTTTGGGCTAGGATGGCGGGCTTTTCTTACGAGGGTCAGACGGAGTTTTTGGCACAGGCTTTTAGGGTAAGGGATTATGCCATGTTGATGTATTCAGAGACTATAAAAGTTGCCCTGCTCAGCACCCATATATCTCTGAAGGAGGCAATAGAAAGGGTCAAGAGGGAAAACATAGTAAAAAAGGTCAAACTTTTGGCGGAGGAGTTTAAAAGGTGGTTTAAAAAATCCCCCCAGATTGGAGTTTTGGGATTGAACCCCCATGCAGGAGAGGGTGGAACCATTGGAGAGGAGGATATAAAAGAAATTGCTCCCGCGGTGGAGGAGTTAAAGTCTATGGGATACATAGTGGATGGTCCCCTATCCCCGGACATTGCCTTCTTAAACAGAGACTACGACCTATTTTTGTGTATGTATCATGACCAAGGGCTAATACCCTTTAAACTTTTAGCCTTCAGAGAAGGAGTAAATATGACCCTTGGAATTCCCTTTCCAAGGACTTCTCCCGACCACGGAACCGCTTACGATATAGCCTGGAAAGGAATAGCAGATATCTCTCCCTCCCTACATGCTTTAAGGCTATGCGAAAGGTTGGCTAAAAACAACAGGTGA
- the mazG gene encoding nucleoside triphosphate pyrophosphohydrolase, translating into MTPFEELLKIMENLREKCPWDRKQTHESLRKYAIEEVYELLDAIDSKDDQKLKEELGDVLLQVVFHSQIAKERSAFDVWDVIKALNQKLIERHPHVFGCESAEEVLKRWEEKKAKDRESILDGVPRSLPALMRSQKLQDRASLVGFDFESIEQVFEKIAEELEELKEAIQKGDKRDVEHEIGDLLTAVVELARFLKVDAEECLQKANDRFEKRFRYMEKRAKEMGRELRDMTLEEMDKLWLEAKNFDYE; encoded by the coding sequence ATGACTCCCTTTGAGGAGCTTTTAAAGATAATGGAGAACCTGAGGGAAAAGTGCCCTTGGGACAGAAAGCAAACCCACGAAAGCTTAAGAAAGTATGCAATTGAAGAGGTTTATGAACTTTTGGACGCCATAGACAGCAAAGACGATCAAAAACTGAAGGAAGAGCTCGGAGATGTACTGTTGCAGGTGGTTTTTCATAGCCAAATTGCAAAGGAGCGTTCAGCCTTTGATGTGTGGGATGTTATAAAGGCGTTAAATCAAAAACTTATAGAAAGGCATCCCCATGTTTTTGGGTGTGAAAGTGCGGAGGAGGTGTTAAAGAGGTGGGAGGAAAAGAAGGCTAAGGATAGAGAAAGCATTCTGGATGGAGTGCCGAGGAGCCTTCCTGCCTTAATGAGGTCCCAAAAACTGCAAGACAGGGCAAGCCTTGTGGGCTTTGACTTTGAAAGCATAGAACAGGTTTTTGAAAAGATAGCGGAAGAGCTGGAAGAACTGAAGGAGGCAATTCAAAAGGGGGATAAACGGGATGTGGAGCATGAAATTGGAGACCTGCTTACTGCAGTGGTGGAGTTGGCGAGGTTTTTAAAGGTGGATGCGGAAGAGTGTTTGCAAAAGGCAAACGACAGATTTGAAAAGCGCTTTAGATATATGGAAAAAAGGGCAAAAGAGATGGGAAGGGAACTAAGGGATATGACCCTGGAGGAGATGGATAAGCTTTGGCTGGAAGCGAAAAACTTTGATTACGAATAA